The following coding sequences lie in one Pelobacter seleniigenes DSM 18267 genomic window:
- a CDS encoding terminase large subunit domain-containing protein: MAVTDKERKLAATLSDPVLWGQAYLYNRDGSGRDYWPHQVEDLRCPAKNIIHLDGRDVGKSIVLSTDALHYAFTTRGGQGLIAAPHQGHLDTIIEEIEFQLDTNPDLMNSIALTKYGKPKIHRKPYFRLEFTNGSVLYFRPAGAYGDAFRSLHVGRVWVDEGAWLTERAWKALRQCLKAGGTLRIYSTPNGLRDTTYYRLTSSDQFHVFRWPSWLNPLWTEDREAELLEFYGGRDSSGWQHEVAGEHGKPSYGAFNVEQFNLCRQELLEYQKIVITDSEMRDCDTEEAAHDRLEMLLNLTPRSGQFWVGGDLGYTNDPTEIVVFQELEIGERTLLKMILRVHLEHVSYPHIAQIIALLERYYTPAGIGVDNGGNGLAVVQELLTLDKYKGLELEGRLKGYDFGGMTRLAVRDGKEVKKRTKELMTSLINGALQRKQLIFPSDDLEVEDQFTTHTYTLRDGKIIYSKGNDHIIDAVRCAMLIREEGNLDPVGEEVVSLKPVLTNPVFI, translated from the coding sequence ATGGCGGTAACCGACAAGGAGCGCAAACTTGCGGCGACCCTGAGCGATCCCGTGTTGTGGGGGCAAGCCTACCTCTACAACCGGGATGGCTCAGGCCGCGACTACTGGCCGCATCAGGTGGAGGACCTGCGCTGCCCGGCCAAGAACATCATCCACCTCGACGGCCGGGACGTGGGCAAGTCCATCGTGCTCTCGACCGACGCGCTCCATTACGCCTTCACCACCCGAGGCGGCCAGGGCCTCATCGCGGCTCCGCACCAGGGGCACCTCGATACCATCATCGAAGAGATCGAGTTCCAGCTCGACACCAACCCGGATCTGATGAACAGCATTGCCCTGACCAAGTACGGCAAGCCCAAGATCCACCGCAAACCCTACTTCCGGCTGGAGTTCACCAACGGTTCGGTGCTCTATTTCCGCCCGGCCGGGGCCTATGGCGACGCCTTCCGGTCCTTGCACGTGGGCCGCGTCTGGGTCGATGAAGGAGCCTGGCTGACCGAACGGGCTTGGAAGGCGCTGCGCCAGTGCCTCAAGGCCGGGGGGACGCTACGCATCTACTCAACGCCCAACGGCCTGCGCGACACCACCTATTACCGGCTCACATCATCGGATCAGTTCCATGTGTTCCGCTGGCCGTCCTGGCTCAATCCCCTGTGGACCGAGGATCGCGAGGCCGAATTGCTGGAGTTCTACGGCGGCCGTGACAGCTCCGGTTGGCAGCACGAGGTGGCCGGTGAACACGGTAAGCCATCCTATGGGGCATTCAATGTCGAGCAGTTCAACCTCTGTCGGCAGGAACTGCTGGAGTACCAGAAGATCGTCATCACCGATTCTGAGATGCGCGACTGCGACACCGAGGAAGCGGCCCATGACCGGCTGGAGATGCTGCTTAACCTCACGCCCCGCAGCGGTCAGTTCTGGGTCGGCGGCGACCTGGGCTACACCAACGATCCCACCGAGATTGTCGTATTCCAGGAGTTGGAGATCGGCGAGCGGACGCTGCTGAAGATGATCCTGCGCGTTCATCTCGAACACGTTTCCTATCCGCACATCGCCCAGATCATCGCGCTGCTGGAGCGTTACTACACCCCGGCGGGCATCGGCGTGGACAACGGCGGCAACGGCCTGGCCGTGGTCCAGGAGCTGCTCACCCTGGACAAGTACAAGGGGCTGGAGCTGGAAGGCAGGCTCAAGGGATACGACTTCGGCGGCATGACCCGGCTGGCGGTCCGCGACGGCAAGGAAGTCAAGAAGCGGACCAAGGAACTGATGACCAGCCTCATCAACGGAGCCCTGCAGCGCAAGCAGCTCATTTTCCCCTCGGACGATCTGGAGGTGGAAGACCAGTTCACCACCCACACCTACACCCTGCGGGACGGCAAGATCATCTATTCCAAGGGCAACGACCACATCATCGACGCGGTGCGCTGCGCCATGCTGATCCGGGAGGAAGGCAACCTCGACCCGGTCGGTGAAGAGGTGGTCTCGCTCAAGCCGGTGCTCACCAATCCGGTCTTCATCTGA
- a CDS encoding phage portal protein family protein — translation MESTAHQDEQPESLDTTGFVIAPLAAAAALDSAAFSKVNAAEAIPATWEERARKAWEYYVEEPLVKNCVNSWRTFAVGDEIKITSDDETLKEQALEAAWRLNVSQFIKDMVLQLLVKGDAIGFKRFTKSGQDIEELVCVNPVSVKVKYAQGELIEARQFPEDTPGGGESIPLPVEQVVHLKWDAPAFSPRGNSLVLPAFQAIELLRDYRRAEQAIAKRWATPFRLLKVGGAFGQKMVMPDQRMLEQVRDMVNKMDMKSGLVVPFYVNVETHGTDGQVLNVEDKVKEVKEDIVVALGLSRSLVTGDGPNFATASVSMQKMMVMIREIKQAARKLLDWVFDDWMELNGHGDKSIQFIFNDLDPSDAVDFKKLLIELYDRKLISRSSLQLKMDLDPDIEAANRETERKQIDLMDEKQVKPVVDMVVSGILSVPRARKMLGIPAEDDEPTAEAALVWSGDLESTGIAAVCDECSHFIADTNHCRVHNSERTFDAPACRFIDRREPR, via the coding sequence GTGGAAAGCACCGCCCATCAGGACGAACAACCCGAAAGCCTGGACACCACCGGCTTTGTCATCGCGCCGCTGGCCGCTGCGGCCGCGCTCGACTCGGCAGCCTTCAGCAAGGTCAACGCCGCCGAGGCGATTCCTGCCACCTGGGAAGAACGCGCCCGCAAGGCATGGGAATACTATGTCGAGGAGCCGCTGGTGAAGAACTGCGTCAACTCCTGGCGCACCTTCGCCGTGGGCGACGAGATCAAGATCACCAGCGATGACGAGACCCTCAAGGAACAGGCCCTGGAGGCCGCCTGGCGGCTGAACGTCTCGCAGTTCATCAAGGACATGGTTCTTCAGCTCCTGGTGAAAGGCGACGCCATCGGCTTCAAACGCTTCACCAAGTCCGGTCAGGACATCGAGGAGCTGGTCTGCGTCAACCCGGTTTCGGTCAAGGTCAAATACGCCCAGGGCGAGCTGATCGAGGCCCGGCAATTTCCCGAGGACACACCGGGCGGCGGCGAATCCATTCCGCTGCCCGTCGAGCAGGTGGTCCACCTCAAATGGGACGCACCGGCCTTCTCGCCCCGGGGCAACTCCCTTGTGCTTCCCGCTTTTCAAGCCATCGAACTGCTGCGCGACTACCGCCGGGCCGAACAGGCCATCGCCAAGCGCTGGGCCACGCCGTTCCGCCTGCTCAAGGTGGGCGGCGCGTTCGGCCAGAAGATGGTGATGCCGGACCAGCGGATGCTCGAACAGGTCCGCGACATGGTCAACAAGATGGACATGAAAAGCGGCCTGGTGGTCCCGTTCTACGTCAATGTCGAAACCCACGGCACCGACGGACAGGTCCTCAACGTCGAGGACAAGGTCAAGGAGGTGAAAGAAGACATCGTGGTGGCCCTGGGGCTGTCACGCTCGCTGGTGACCGGCGATGGTCCGAATTTCGCCACTGCCTCAGTGAGCATGCAGAAGATGATGGTCATGATCCGCGAGATCAAACAGGCCGCTCGCAAGCTCCTCGACTGGGTGTTCGACGACTGGATGGAACTGAACGGCCACGGCGACAAGAGCATCCAGTTCATCTTCAACGACCTCGACCCCAGCGACGCGGTCGATTTCAAGAAGCTCCTCATCGAACTCTACGACCGCAAACTCATTAGCCGCTCCAGCCTCCAGCTCAAGATGGACCTGGACCCGGACATTGAGGCCGCCAACCGCGAGACCGAACGCAAACAGATCGACCTGATGGACGAGAAACAGGTGAAGCCGGTGGTGGACATGGTCGTCTCCGGCATCCTCAGCGTGCCTCGTGCTCGGAAGATGCTCGGGATTCCGGCCGAGGACGATGAACCCACGGCGGAGGCGGCATTAGTCTGGTCGGGCGACCTGGAGTCCACCGGCATTGCTGCCGTGTGCGACGAGTGCAGCCACTTCATTGCTGACACCAACCACTGCCGGGTCCACAACAGCGAGCGCACCTTCGACGCCCCGGCCTGTCGTTTCATCGACCGCCGGGAGCCCCGCTGA
- a CDS encoding minor capsid protein: MPSDLKQRIQAATLKSLTARNRYNDQVTAQLTQALKQAEDEVARAILQYRSLGSLPDNKLAALKGLEKLQLELDDTMKRLKREQTLVFRKTTKDSFKHGIQQGIGELADAALPFYADLKPEGIDKLATKVFTIVDTNALDFMAQYNLTLAGDVHRELADGIKRTILNGVATGKGADDIVRDMGKVIIDKDSFRQAGSRVFSKAQYRMEMIARTEVLRAHNMGRLKFHERVGIQKLEWLAMEDERMCPVCGGLDGKTFLIDKFPQQPAHPHCRCTNIVAWPMTVCGSEMAAKAAAQASQGDACILPPHVLEGMADAQAKENAKLKSAFENGDIADLGSLTVKQLQTLAKQNGVAIARTKADFIKLLDLAEPGIDHGDLAGAALSAKLKEHKIGLLRTKEELVELLGLKQAELKQAKLLAAQMAKIPPAEGLDGMTAQQLKEMAKENGISLNMTKQETIELLDKLEPGVDHSGLMGKELAAAKQKHGIGILKNKQQLVEALQKKAGADMAESVKKKAVDEAKQKLILKQKTALEDAAKAVVVPDTPSGYKDFLDAIAKAEQAVSGGTDLPQELLAAHSKEIALKKQLFQDQVGKLKSAELKTLAKETKVQYWQWANKDELTTLFTETDPAKIKAVQASIDTKHAAWAEKHGGKKKTAPAKPATPKKEPPKPAPQPMPVKPPEPKIGKKGAEFATVDTAWQQKGLPSKFKKTGKAAVGGAHEKEFWTDENGDKWLFKPHGRKDDEFIAFGEEAAYKIGRLIDPHSIEVRTIQLNGRTGSIQKWRTDLREDFDFRNILPQDLTTIELEQIQREHVVDWLIANHDGHSKQFIRARDGRVYGIDKGQAFKFLGQDKLSLDYHPNGVCGEEEPFYNKVFRAAKEGKVRVDPNATLRYIQEVEKIADEDYLDLLRPYAEGRFAKNPAGLRHFYDQALERKHNLRRDFEGYYADVLGDRGFRFDKLSTATGKKKLLSSTEEALVEEARKLGWQGKTLPFDSGDVEDQNALIFTESFKGKKRTVVKMKIRPDTDRRIDEVLRRYVQTAAGEKGQPLVEDSFFPTILDAVKNVNFHVGDGKYNRTKIDKALRLRKKLETLQKSADPKVKEMADHYLKWVKEIEESVDWDRATNGVFEQYLPKIDAQKPKEKPPFKVERGKVTHTKRRIGSGTITVEADDIDNRALFNHNSRMQDGHQYTVTFEDGTRVRYRPWSDTNLYAQRGELEMILEGDATPGRVEAMLEKLEQLGIDTRVATAENAEQMYLEKLAYIRKTDKSADFKRLQKSLDDRNATTTERVQALRGYWQKELGVQDITQLSGYNPLGEYQAGFLDRDAKGGYRHQFRFDITEEDLEKQMKGYSLVHDLTNGESMSGFIDSIMENNGAMVSTVEKMRMGVAPGGMSPVADMQTGGASYFFTRIKKQPASDASPALYFKKQMLRRMDAISYDHDAYGKVIDDYVQRNRGASIDDWKRFSQRHGNETIFKYSVTLLDNIEFIVARSDNERREIIQSFTRRGIKKLPDGRKVEDIVHTSQSWSKRKQ, encoded by the coding sequence ATGCCGTCGGACCTCAAGCAGCGCATCCAAGCGGCCACCCTGAAGAGTCTGACGGCCCGCAACCGCTACAACGACCAGGTCACGGCCCAGCTTACCCAGGCGCTGAAACAGGCCGAAGACGAGGTCGCCCGCGCCATTCTCCAGTACCGCTCCCTCGGCTCCCTGCCGGACAACAAGCTCGCCGCCCTCAAGGGGCTGGAAAAGCTCCAGCTCGAACTCGACGACACCATGAAACGACTCAAGCGGGAGCAGACCCTGGTCTTTCGCAAGACGACCAAGGACTCCTTCAAGCACGGCATCCAGCAGGGAATCGGAGAGCTCGCCGACGCTGCGCTGCCGTTCTACGCCGACCTCAAACCCGAAGGCATCGACAAGTTGGCCACCAAGGTGTTCACCATCGTCGACACCAACGCCCTCGACTTCATGGCGCAGTACAACCTCACACTCGCCGGTGACGTCCACCGCGAACTCGCAGACGGCATCAAGCGCACCATCCTGAACGGCGTCGCCACGGGCAAGGGAGCCGACGACATCGTCCGGGACATGGGCAAGGTGATCATCGACAAGGACTCCTTTCGCCAGGCCGGAAGCCGGGTGTTCAGCAAGGCGCAGTACCGCATGGAGATGATCGCCCGCACCGAGGTCCTCCGCGCCCACAACATGGGAAGGCTCAAGTTCCACGAGCGGGTCGGCATCCAGAAGCTGGAATGGCTGGCCATGGAGGATGAACGGATGTGCCCGGTCTGCGGTGGCCTGGACGGCAAGACCTTTCTAATCGACAAGTTCCCCCAGCAACCCGCGCATCCGCACTGCCGCTGCACCAACATCGTGGCGTGGCCGATGACCGTCTGCGGCAGCGAGATGGCCGCCAAGGCCGCCGCACAGGCATCGCAGGGGGACGCCTGCATTCTCCCGCCCCACGTGCTGGAAGGCATGGCCGACGCCCAGGCCAAGGAGAACGCCAAGCTCAAAAGCGCCTTTGAAAACGGCGACATTGCCGACCTCGGCTCGCTGACGGTTAAACAGCTCCAGACCCTGGCGAAACAGAACGGCGTGGCCATTGCCCGGACCAAGGCCGATTTCATCAAGCTGCTCGACCTGGCCGAACCCGGGATCGATCACGGTGACCTGGCCGGAGCGGCGCTCAGCGCCAAGCTCAAGGAACACAAGATCGGCCTGCTGCGGACCAAGGAAGAACTGGTCGAGCTGCTCGGACTGAAACAGGCGGAACTCAAACAGGCCAAGCTGCTCGCAGCCCAGATGGCGAAGATCCCTCCCGCCGAGGGGCTGGATGGCATGACCGCCCAGCAGCTCAAGGAGATGGCGAAGGAGAACGGCATCTCCCTCAACATGACCAAGCAGGAGACCATCGAGCTGCTGGACAAGCTGGAGCCCGGCGTGGATCACAGCGGCCTGATGGGCAAGGAACTCGCGGCGGCCAAACAGAAGCACGGCATCGGCATCCTCAAGAACAAGCAGCAGCTCGTCGAGGCGCTGCAGAAGAAGGCTGGTGCCGACATGGCCGAGTCGGTCAAGAAAAAGGCGGTCGACGAGGCCAAGCAGAAGCTGATCCTGAAACAGAAAACGGCCCTCGAGGACGCCGCCAAGGCCGTCGTCGTTCCCGACACGCCGAGCGGCTACAAGGATTTCCTCGACGCGATTGCCAAGGCGGAACAGGCGGTTTCTGGCGGCACCGATTTGCCCCAGGAACTGCTTGCGGCTCACAGCAAGGAAATCGCCCTCAAGAAACAGCTCTTCCAAGATCAGGTCGGCAAACTGAAATCGGCGGAGCTCAAGACGCTCGCCAAGGAGACCAAGGTCCAGTATTGGCAGTGGGCCAACAAAGACGAACTGACCACGCTCTTCACCGAGACCGACCCGGCGAAAATCAAAGCGGTTCAGGCCAGCATCGACACCAAGCACGCCGCCTGGGCCGAAAAGCATGGCGGCAAAAAGAAAACCGCACCGGCCAAGCCCGCCACACCGAAGAAAGAGCCACCGAAACCGGCTCCGCAGCCGATGCCGGTCAAGCCGCCCGAGCCCAAGATCGGCAAGAAAGGCGCAGAGTTCGCCACCGTCGATACCGCGTGGCAGCAGAAGGGTCTGCCTTCGAAGTTCAAGAAAACCGGCAAGGCCGCTGTCGGCGGCGCACATGAAAAGGAGTTCTGGACCGATGAAAACGGCGACAAATGGCTGTTCAAGCCTCATGGCCGCAAGGACGATGAGTTCATCGCCTTCGGAGAGGAAGCCGCTTACAAGATCGGCCGCTTGATCGACCCCCATTCCATCGAGGTGCGCACCATCCAATTGAACGGCCGCACCGGCTCCATCCAGAAATGGCGCACCGATCTGCGGGAAGACTTCGATTTTCGCAACATCCTGCCCCAGGATCTGACCACCATCGAACTGGAGCAGATCCAGCGCGAGCATGTGGTCGACTGGCTGATCGCCAATCACGACGGACATTCCAAGCAGTTCATTCGTGCCCGGGACGGTCGCGTCTACGGCATCGACAAAGGCCAGGCCTTCAAGTTTCTGGGCCAGGACAAGCTCTCGCTCGACTATCACCCCAACGGCGTCTGCGGCGAGGAAGAGCCGTTTTACAACAAGGTCTTCCGGGCGGCCAAGGAAGGGAAGGTACGGGTCGATCCGAACGCGACCCTTCGCTACATCCAGGAGGTCGAAAAGATCGCCGACGAGGATTACCTCGATCTGTTGCGACCCTACGCCGAGGGACGGTTCGCCAAGAACCCGGCCGGGCTGCGGCATTTCTACGATCAGGCCCTGGAGCGGAAACACAATCTCCGGCGGGACTTCGAGGGTTATTACGCCGATGTGCTGGGGGATCGGGGGTTCCGTTTCGACAAGCTGAGTACCGCCACCGGCAAGAAAAAGCTGCTCTCCTCAACAGAGGAAGCCCTGGTCGAGGAGGCCCGCAAGCTCGGCTGGCAGGGCAAGACGCTGCCCTTCGACAGCGGCGACGTGGAAGACCAGAACGCGCTGATCTTCACCGAGAGCTTCAAGGGGAAGAAGCGCACCGTGGTCAAGATGAAGATCCGGCCGGATACCGACCGCCGCATCGACGAGGTGCTGCGCAGGTATGTGCAGACGGCGGCCGGTGAAAAGGGACAGCCGCTGGTCGAAGACAGCTTCTTTCCGACGATTCTGGACGCCGTCAAAAACGTCAACTTCCACGTGGGCGACGGCAAGTACAACCGGACCAAGATCGACAAGGCCCTGCGCCTGCGCAAGAAACTGGAGACCCTGCAGAAGAGCGCCGACCCCAAGGTCAAGGAGATGGCGGACCACTATCTGAAATGGGTGAAGGAGATTGAGGAGTCCGTCGATTGGGACCGGGCCACCAATGGCGTTTTCGAACAGTATCTGCCCAAGATCGACGCGCAGAAACCCAAGGAGAAACCGCCGTTTAAGGTGGAGCGCGGCAAGGTGACCCACACCAAGCGCAGGATCGGTTCCGGCACCATCACTGTAGAGGCCGACGACATCGACAATCGGGCGCTGTTCAATCACAACTCCCGCATGCAGGACGGACACCAGTACACCGTCACCTTCGAGGACGGCACCCGGGTCCGCTATCGCCCCTGGTCGGACACCAACCTCTATGCCCAGCGCGGCGAGCTGGAAATGATCCTGGAAGGCGACGCCACCCCCGGACGGGTCGAGGCGATGCTGGAAAAGCTCGAACAGCTCGGCATCGATACCCGGGTGGCCACGGCGGAAAACGCCGAGCAGATGTATCTCGAAAAGCTCGCCTACATCCGCAAGACCGACAAGAGCGCCGACTTCAAACGGCTGCAGAAATCCCTCGACGACCGCAACGCCACCACCACCGAGCGGGTTCAGGCTCTGCGCGGCTATTGGCAAAAGGAACTGGGTGTCCAGGACATCACCCAGCTTTCCGGGTACAACCCGCTGGGCGAATACCAGGCGGGCTTTCTGGACCGCGACGCCAAGGGCGGATACCGGCACCAGTTCCGGTTCGACATCACCGAGGAGGACCTTGAAAAACAGATGAAGGGCTACTCGCTGGTCCACGATCTGACCAACGGCGAGAGCATGTCCGGCTTTATCGACTCGATCATGGAAAACAACGGAGCCATGGTCAGCACGGTCGAGAAGATGCGCATGGGCGTGGCTCCGGGCGGAATGTCCCCGGTGGCCGACATGCAGACCGGTGGTGCGAGCTATTTCTTCACCCGAATCAAGAAGCAACCGGCCAGCGACGCCTCACCGGCCCTCTACTTCAAGAAACAGATGCTGCGGCGCATGGACGCCATCAGCTATGACCATGACGCCTACGGCAAGGTGATCGACGACTACGTGCAGCGCAACCGGGGAGCCAGCATCGATGATTGGAAGCGGTTCTCGCAACGCCATGGCAACGAAACCATCTTCAAATACTCGGTGACGCTGCTGGACAACATCGAGTTCATCGTGGCCAGAAGCGACAACGAACGCCGGGAGATCATCCAGAGTTTCACCCGGCGTGGCATCAAGAAACTGCCCGACGGGCGCAAGGTGGAGGACATCGTCCATACCTCGCAAAGCTGGAGCAAACGCAAACAATGA